A genomic segment from Geitlerinema sp. PCC 7407 encodes:
- the bchH gene encoding magnesium chelatase subunit H, whose protein sequence is MPRIVLVAGFESFNADLYRQAAQMARSRCPDLEIAVFSDRDLVSQPAAIAAALAGADVFFASLLFDYDQVQWLRERVQEIPTRLIFESALELMSLTRLGQFVLGDKPKGMPKPVKFILDKFGSGREEDKLAGYLSFLKVGPKLLKYIPFKKVQDLRNWLVIYGYWNAGGSENVAAMLWFLADRYLGLTVGEIPEAIETPNVGLLHPDHSGYFESPRAYWDWYQGRLTPEARDRPVVGLLLYRKHVITHQPYIPQLIRHFEAAGLSPLPIFINGVEGHVAVRDLMTSAHEQAQRDRGVVECPSLSLDAVAVDAIVSTIGFPLVGGPAGSMEAGRQVEVAKRILSAKNVPYTVAAPLLIQDIHSWTRQGVGGLQSVVLYALPELDGAIDPVPLGGLVGDQIYLVPERVKRLTGRVHQWVALRRKPPAQRKIAVILYGFPPGYGATGTAALLNVPKSLLRFLQALREQGYSVGDLPETGEELIDWVRSADEAYAGQMPAHVDFENDPVTTVPIRRLEKWLGYLLTRRIEKQWRSLADSGIRTLADRYLLGGVQLGNVWIGVQPPLGLSGDPMRLMFERDLTPHPQYAAFYQWLQREFQADAVVHFGMHGTVEWLPGSPLGNTGYSWPDILLGNLPHLYLYAANNPSESILAKRRGYGVLISHNVPPYGRAGLYKELVALRDLIAEYREDPVKNAVLREAIVKKISDTGLDADCPMPEAKKLGMPLTPETARMFSAEAFGRYFAKLYEYLQVLENRLFSSGLHVLGEPPTAEALEGYLGAYFGERLPEKLVTAIAEGCDRAELERRFTLNGSAPAVTEGLQIRDLLAQNTDELTNLLRGLNGEYIPPAPGGDLLRDGPGVLPTGRNIHALDPYRMPSPAAYERGRAIARQILEQHRAEHGSDPETVAVMLWGLDAIKTKGESLGILLELVGAVPLKEGTGRIVRYELLPLAELDHPRIDVLANLSGIFRDSFGNLIELLDDLFRRAAEADEPEAQNFIRKHALALQAQGIDNASARLFSNPAGDFGSLVNDRVTDANWESGDELGKTWRDRNAFSYGRRDRGQARPEVLETLLKSTDRIVQQIDSVEYGLTDIQEYYANTGGLKKAAEMGQGRKVTASFVESFSQDTTPRKLEDLLRMEYRTKLLNPKWAEAMAAQGSGGAYEISQRMTALIGWAGTTDFKDNWVYDQAAETYALDPEMAQRLRQANPEAFRNIVGRMLEAHGRDFWHPSAGTLDRLRDLYELTDEELEGVKV, encoded by the coding sequence ATGCCGCGAATCGTTCTTGTTGCTGGATTTGAGTCTTTTAACGCTGATCTGTATCGTCAGGCTGCCCAGATGGCGCGCTCTCGCTGCCCCGATCTGGAGATTGCGGTGTTCAGCGATCGCGACCTCGTGAGCCAGCCAGCGGCGATCGCGGCGGCCCTGGCCGGAGCCGATGTCTTTTTTGCCAGCCTGCTGTTTGACTACGATCAGGTGCAGTGGCTGCGGGAGCGGGTGCAGGAGATTCCCACCCGGCTAATTTTTGAATCGGCCCTAGAGCTAATGAGCCTGACCCGCCTGGGCCAGTTTGTCCTGGGAGACAAGCCCAAGGGCATGCCCAAGCCGGTGAAATTCATCTTGGATAAGTTTGGCAGCGGCCGCGAAGAGGACAAGCTGGCGGGCTATCTGAGCTTTTTGAAGGTGGGGCCGAAGCTGCTGAAGTATATTCCCTTCAAGAAAGTCCAGGATCTGCGCAACTGGCTGGTGATCTACGGCTACTGGAATGCCGGTGGGTCCGAGAATGTGGCCGCCATGCTGTGGTTCTTGGCCGATCGCTATCTGGGGCTGACCGTGGGCGAGATTCCGGAGGCCATCGAGACGCCCAACGTGGGCCTGCTCCATCCGGACCATAGCGGCTACTTTGAGTCGCCGCGGGCCTACTGGGACTGGTACCAGGGCCGCCTGACGCCGGAAGCGCGCGATCGCCCGGTGGTGGGGCTGCTGCTCTACCGCAAGCACGTGATTACCCATCAGCCCTACATTCCCCAGCTGATTCGCCACTTCGAGGCGGCGGGACTGTCGCCCCTGCCCATCTTTATCAATGGGGTCGAGGGCCACGTGGCGGTGCGGGATCTGATGACCAGCGCCCACGAGCAGGCTCAGCGCGATCGCGGCGTGGTGGAGTGCCCCTCTTTGTCTCTAGACGCCGTGGCGGTGGACGCCATCGTTTCGACCATTGGCTTTCCCCTGGTGGGCGGGCCAGCGGGCTCCATGGAGGCAGGGCGTCAGGTAGAGGTGGCCAAGCGTATCCTCAGCGCCAAAAATGTGCCCTACACGGTGGCCGCGCCGCTGCTGATTCAGGACATTCACTCCTGGACGCGCCAGGGGGTCGGCGGCCTCCAGAGCGTGGTGCTCTATGCCCTGCCGGAGCTGGATGGGGCCATTGACCCTGTGCCCCTGGGGGGCCTGGTGGGCGACCAGATCTATCTGGTGCCGGAGCGGGTGAAGCGCCTGACGGGCCGAGTGCACCAGTGGGTGGCCCTGCGTCGCAAACCCCCCGCCCAGCGAAAAATCGCGGTAATTCTCTATGGCTTCCCGCCGGGGTACGGCGCGACGGGAACGGCGGCTCTTCTGAATGTGCCGAAGTCGCTGCTGCGATTCTTGCAGGCGCTGCGGGAGCAGGGCTACAGCGTGGGGGATCTGCCGGAAACGGGCGAAGAATTGATTGACTGGGTGCGCAGCGCCGATGAGGCCTACGCTGGCCAGATGCCGGCCCATGTGGACTTTGAGAACGACCCCGTGACGACGGTGCCCATTCGCCGCCTGGAGAAGTGGCTGGGCTATCTGCTGACCCGCCGCATCGAGAAACAGTGGCGATCGCTCGCTGACAGCGGCATTCGCACCCTGGCCGATCGCTACCTGCTGGGGGGCGTGCAGCTCGGCAATGTCTGGATCGGCGTCCAGCCGCCCCTGGGCTTGTCAGGAGACCCCATGCGGCTGATGTTTGAGCGGGACCTGACGCCCCATCCCCAGTACGCGGCCTTTTATCAGTGGCTCCAGCGGGAGTTTCAGGCGGACGCGGTGGTGCACTTTGGCATGCACGGCACGGTGGAGTGGCTGCCCGGTTCTCCCCTGGGCAACACCGGCTATTCCTGGCCAGATATCTTGCTGGGCAACCTGCCCCACCTGTACCTCTATGCGGCCAACAACCCCTCCGAATCGATCTTGGCCAAGCGACGGGGCTATGGGGTGCTGATTTCCCACAATGTGCCGCCCTACGGCCGGGCCGGCCTCTACAAGGAGTTGGTGGCGCTGCGGGATCTGATCGCCGAGTATCGCGAAGATCCGGTGAAAAATGCGGTGCTGCGGGAGGCGATCGTCAAAAAGATCAGCGATACCGGCCTGGATGCCGACTGCCCGATGCCCGAGGCCAAAAAGCTGGGGATGCCCCTGACCCCCGAAACGGCCCGCATGTTCAGCGCCGAAGCCTTTGGCCGCTACTTTGCCAAGCTCTATGAGTACCTGCAAGTGCTCGAAAATCGGCTGTTCTCCTCGGGGCTGCACGTCCTGGGTGAGCCGCCGACGGCCGAGGCACTGGAGGGCTATCTGGGGGCCTACTTTGGGGAGCGCCTGCCGGAGAAGCTGGTGACGGCGATCGCTGAAGGGTGCGATCGCGCCGAGCTAGAGCGCCGCTTTACCCTCAATGGCTCAGCCCCTGCTGTGACTGAAGGGCTGCAAATCCGGGATCTGCTGGCCCAAAATACAGACGAGCTGACCAACCTGCTGCGGGGTCTCAACGGGGAATATATCCCCCCGGCTCCCGGCGGCGACCTGCTGCGGGACGGTCCAGGGGTGCTGCCCACCGGCCGCAATATTCATGCCCTAGACCCCTACCGGATGCCGTCTCCGGCGGCCTACGAGCGCGGACGGGCGATCGCCCGCCAGATTCTCGAGCAGCATCGGGCCGAGCACGGCAGCGACCCCGAGACCGTGGCCGTCATGCTCTGGGGCCTCGACGCCATCAAGACCAAGGGCGAATCCCTGGGCATCCTGCTGGAGCTGGTGGGCGCTGTGCCCCTCAAGGAGGGCACGGGCCGGATCGTCCGCTACGAGCTGCTGCCCCTGGCAGAGCTGGATCATCCGCGCATTGACGTGCTGGCCAACCTGTCCGGCATTTTCCGAGACAGCTTCGGCAATCTGATCGAGCTGCTGGACGACCTGTTTCGGCGGGCGGCGGAGGCCGACGAGCCCGAAGCCCAAAACTTCATTCGCAAGCACGCCCTCGCCCTCCAGGCCCAAGGGATTGACAATGCTTCGGCCCGCCTGTTTTCCAATCCGGCCGGGGACTTTGGCTCCCTGGTAAATGACCGGGTGACCGACGCCAACTGGGAATCGGGGGATGAGCTGGGCAAAACTTGGCGCGATCGCAACGCCTTTAGCTACGGTCGCCGCGATCGCGGTCAGGCCCGCCCCGAAGTCCTGGAGACCCTGCTCAAAAGCACCGATCGCATCGTTCAGCAGATCGACTCGGTCGAGTACGGCCTCACCGACATTCAGGAGTACTACGCCAACACCGGCGGCCTGAAAAAAGCCGCTGAAATGGGCCAGGGCCGCAAAGTGACCGCCAGCTTTGTCGAGAGCTTTTCCCAGGACACCACCCCTCGCAAGCTAGAGGACCTGCTGCGCATGGAGTACCGCACCAAACTCCTTAACCCCAAATGGGCAGAGGCGATGGCGGCTCAGGGGTCTGGCGGTGCCTACGAAATTTCCCAGCGCATGACCGCCCTGATCGGCTGGGCCGGGACAACGGACTTCAAGGACAACTGGGTCTATGACCAGGCCGCCGAGACCTACGCCCTCGATCCCGAGATGGCCCAGCGCCTGCGCCAAGCCAACCCCGAAGCCTTTCGGAACATCGTGGGGCGAATGCTGGAGGCCCACGGCCGCGACTTCTGGCATCCGTCGGCGGGCACCTTGGATCGGCTGCGCGACCTCTATGAACTGACCGACGAGGAGCTGGAGGGTGTCAAAGTTTAG
- the dprA gene encoding DNA-processing protein DprA: protein MTNDAAYWLAWAQLPGIGPVLLKRLHHHFGSLAAAWQADPQELLAIEGIGAQLQSRVVQSRQRVDPQALLDQQQAQPERWWTPAHPDYPRLLFEIADPPPLLYYRGVVDEAEVRGQRSAIALVGTRSPSDYGRRWTRRLSAALARQGFTVVSGLADGIDTDAHESCLEAGGRTIAVMGTGVDVVYPYRNRSLYHQIAKNGLILSEYSPGTSANRAHFPQRNRIVAGLCRAVVVLEAPVRSGALITARLANEYGRDVYVLPGSLDNERALGCLGLINSGAQVILSEGHLLEMLGGMPSLDPVQPVQTELFAAPPPPDLEPGLQQVLAVITPEAAPFDLIVQQAALPPGTVSSALLQLELLGLVTQQPGMRYQRCG, encoded by the coding sequence TTGACAAACGACGCGGCTTACTGGCTGGCCTGGGCCCAGCTGCCGGGCATTGGCCCCGTGCTGCTCAAGCGGCTGCACCATCATTTTGGGTCTCTGGCGGCGGCCTGGCAGGCTGACCCGCAGGAACTGCTGGCGATCGAGGGGATTGGCGCTCAGCTTCAGAGCCGAGTTGTCCAGAGTCGTCAGCGGGTGGATCCGCAGGCACTCCTAGACCAGCAGCAGGCCCAGCCAGAGCGCTGGTGGACGCCTGCCCATCCAGATTATCCCCGGCTTTTGTTTGAGATAGCGGATCCGCCGCCGCTGCTGTACTACCGAGGCGTGGTGGATGAGGCGGAGGTGCGCGGCCAGCGATCGGCGATCGCCCTGGTCGGCACGCGATCGCCCTCGGATTATGGCCGTCGGTGGACCCGCCGCCTGAGCGCCGCCCTCGCCCGCCAGGGCTTCACGGTGGTGTCGGGCCTCGCAGACGGCATTGACACCGATGCCCACGAGAGCTGCCTGGAAGCCGGAGGCCGCACCATCGCGGTGATGGGAACTGGCGTCGATGTGGTCTACCCCTACCGCAACCGATCGCTGTACCACCAGATCGCCAAGAACGGCCTGATTCTCAGCGAGTATTCTCCTGGAACCTCAGCCAATCGCGCCCATTTCCCCCAGCGAAACCGCATCGTGGCGGGGCTGTGTCGAGCGGTGGTTGTGCTGGAGGCCCCGGTGCGCTCAGGCGCGCTGATCACGGCTCGGCTGGCCAATGAATACGGCCGTGATGTTTATGTTTTGCCTGGATCGTTGGACAATGAGCGAGCTTTGGGCTGCCTGGGGCTGATCAACTCCGGCGCTCAGGTGATCTTGAGCGAGGGCCACCTGCTGGAGATGCTGGGCGGGATGCCTTCCCTCGACCCGGTGCAGCCGGTGCAAACAGAGCTGTTTGCTGCGCCACCGCCTCCCGACCTAGAGCCGGGATTGCAACAGGTTTTGGCCGTGATCACGCCAGAGGCCGCGCCATTTGATTTAATTGTGCAGCAAGCAGCGTTGCCTCCTGGGACAGTTTCGAGTGCGCTCCTGCAGCTAGAGCTGCTGGGACTGGTGACTCAGCAGCCCGGGATGCGCTACCAGCGCTGCGGCTAA
- a CDS encoding YsnF/AvaK domain-containing protein, which translates to MQADDRNILPKNPSQSHLPTPSRSSSDVSASSPSSESLESSVETQEKMVIPLLEERLQINRRRQKIGEVVLRREVETRVIEVPVRREKLIIEQVSPEFRQIACIDFPETERLEQRISAADPSEQTLTAYYSTVQETNYALKVLSQKLVSQCRSVNLSIFFQQGDRTEQTCHQFETLVRATQFLDSMESFLTHASPSQESHAVVLKLVAPKEVLHEVYQEGIEQPSRDSGSALGKAKRFFLT; encoded by the coding sequence ATGCAAGCCGACGATCGCAACATCCTCCCAAAAAATCCAAGCCAGTCTCACTTACCTACGCCGTCTCGCTCATCCTCTGATGTTTCTGCATCCTCGCCGTCTTCAGAGTCTCTTGAATCTTCGGTTGAGACTCAAGAAAAAATGGTCATTCCGCTGCTTGAGGAGCGACTGCAAATCAACCGACGGCGCCAAAAAATTGGAGAAGTTGTTCTTCGTCGAGAAGTAGAAACTCGAGTGATTGAAGTTCCAGTCAGGCGGGAAAAATTAATCATTGAGCAAGTTAGTCCAGAGTTTCGGCAGATTGCCTGTATCGATTTTCCTGAGACTGAAAGATTGGAGCAGAGAATCAGCGCGGCTGACCCTTCAGAGCAAACCTTGACAGCTTATTACTCCACGGTCCAAGAGACAAACTATGCTTTAAAAGTTTTGAGTCAGAAGCTTGTCAGTCAATGTCGCTCAGTCAATTTGTCGATCTTTTTTCAGCAAGGCGATCGCACCGAGCAGACTTGCCATCAGTTTGAAACTTTGGTGAGAGCAACCCAGTTTCTAGACTCCATGGAGTCTTTCTTGACCCATGCTTCGCCATCCCAAGAAAGTCATGCTGTAGTGCTCAAGCTCGTTGCTCCCAAAGAAGTTTTGCACGAGGTTTATCAAGAAGGAATCGAGCAGCCCAGCAGGGACTCAGGCTCAGCTCTGGGCAAAGCGAAAAGATTTTTTCTGACCTAG
- a CDS encoding DUF2382 domain-containing protein, whose amino-acid sequence MTLYKFKDFYPDYKEKFGDTEILNLDSYSVYASEENRVGSVDDALVDESGRFRYLVVDTGFWIFGKKVLLPLGLARFDYTNERVYVDGLTKDEVEALPNLEKEDYEAYEEQTRQAYTPLAQRRHHQSYLHTSETSETNAPASVNPGSRQSVASGDRNQARGYDYNSNPRFYGMSEAGNHNPLRLYEERLIANKQRDRVGAVQVGKRVETQEAEVSVPVEKERVVVSRRTPSETRAVTPGEANFQEGEVARMEVYEETADINKQAFVREEVEVRKEVEHDTISAKEKVRREELDINTDGRPNVQRDR is encoded by the coding sequence ATGACACTTTATAAATTCAAAGATTTCTATCCGGATTACAAAGAAAAATTTGGCGACACAGAAATTTTGAATCTTGATTCTTATTCTGTTTATGCCAGCGAAGAAAATCGAGTTGGCTCAGTTGATGATGCACTGGTCGACGAAAGCGGGCGCTTTCGGTACTTAGTAGTCGATACTGGCTTTTGGATCTTTGGAAAAAAGGTCTTGCTGCCTCTTGGTTTAGCGCGCTTTGACTACACAAATGAGCGAGTATATGTCGATGGCCTAACCAAAGACGAAGTAGAAGCGCTTCCTAATCTGGAAAAGGAAGACTACGAGGCCTATGAAGAGCAAACGCGCCAAGCCTACACGCCCCTAGCCCAGCGCCGTCATCATCAGAGCTATCTTCATACATCAGAGACGTCAGAAACGAATGCTCCAGCTTCGGTGAATCCAGGCAGCAGACAGTCTGTCGCTAGCGGCGATCGCAATCAGGCTCGAGGCTACGACTACAACAGCAATCCGCGCTTTTATGGCATGAGCGAAGCGGGCAATCATAACCCGCTGCGGCTCTACGAAGAGCGACTCATTGCCAACAAGCAGCGCGATCGCGTGGGTGCCGTTCAGGTTGGCAAACGGGTAGAAACCCAGGAGGCCGAAGTTTCGGTCCCCGTTGAGAAAGAGCGAGTCGTTGTCAGCCGTCGAACACCCAGTGAAACTAGAGCGGTGACACCGGGCGAAGCAAACTTCCAAGAGGGCGAAGTGGCCCGAATGGAGGTCTATGAGGAAACGGCGGATATTAACAAGCAGGCCTTCGTTCGCGAAGAAGTAGAAGTCCGCAAGGAAGTCGAGCACGATACGATTTCAGCCAAGGAAAAAGTGCGTCGCGAAGAGCTCGACATTAATACCGATGGCCGTCCCAATGTGCAGCGAGATCGTTAA
- a CDS encoding DEAD/DEAH box helicase has translation MVDLETRPAAPKLRPYQVQLINDLYVKMRQGHRRIAIVAGTGAGKTVIGGQICAQAEAKGLKLLFLVHLDVLVGQTHDKMQSFGLHCGFIKSGWPEVPDAPIQIASIQTMAKRDWWRQWPADVVFYDEGHTTVFSQIGQEVMYTTHPKAIHLAMTATPYRLGPEQLGEHMETLVASPVPSELQKMGFLASMRYFSMPAESQMDLDGVRTMAGDFDERDLKNACDRPELIQKIVTEWQRLTPDKRTIAFCVDVGHARHVADAFNEAGIPAAVVAGSTPIKERQRLYRALGAGEILVLTSCNVISIGFDEPSVEVGLLLRPTQSVALHHQQIGRVMRISPGTGKTGGIILDQAGNVQRLGIPEDIQEYSLPSTREASAEGEVPKKQCPQCQAVVLSFATECPHCRYEWPSDRPVCAEDLVEVVSLEQLRQTDDERLLRKFFQVQRQRTFQRGHAPNWARRAYYDQIGRWPEEVWARYSIFGEQPTLKDKLTYQRYLGAIAQKQGKTLEWIVQEFELEFGPRTWREVMR, from the coding sequence GTGGTGGACTTGGAGACTCGGCCTGCGGCCCCGAAGCTGCGCCCCTATCAGGTGCAGCTCATTAATGACTTGTATGTCAAGATGCGCCAGGGCCATCGGCGCATTGCCATCGTGGCGGGGACCGGCGCTGGCAAAACCGTGATTGGCGGCCAGATTTGCGCTCAGGCGGAGGCCAAGGGGCTCAAGCTGCTGTTCCTGGTGCACCTGGATGTGCTGGTGGGCCAAACCCACGACAAAATGCAGTCCTTCGGGCTCCACTGCGGCTTTATCAAGTCGGGCTGGCCGGAGGTGCCCGATGCGCCAATTCAGATCGCCAGCATTCAGACCATGGCCAAGCGGGACTGGTGGCGGCAGTGGCCGGCGGATGTGGTGTTTTATGACGAGGGGCACACGACGGTCTTTAGCCAGATCGGCCAGGAGGTGATGTACACAACCCATCCCAAGGCCATCCATCTGGCGATGACAGCGACGCCCTATCGCCTGGGGCCGGAGCAGCTGGGGGAGCACATGGAAACCCTGGTGGCGTCGCCGGTGCCCTCGGAGCTGCAAAAAATGGGCTTTTTGGCGTCGATGCGCTACTTCAGCATGCCGGCCGAGAGCCAGATGGACCTCGACGGGGTGCGGACGATGGCAGGGGATTTTGATGAGCGGGATCTCAAGAATGCCTGCGATCGCCCGGAGCTGATCCAAAAAATCGTGACGGAGTGGCAGCGCCTGACGCCGGACAAGCGCACCATCGCCTTTTGTGTGGATGTGGGGCACGCGCGCCACGTGGCCGACGCTTTTAATGAGGCGGGGATTCCGGCGGCGGTGGTGGCGGGCAGTACGCCGATCAAGGAGCGCCAGCGGCTGTACCGGGCCTTGGGAGCGGGGGAGATCTTGGTGCTGACCTCGTGCAATGTGATCAGCATTGGCTTTGATGAGCCGAGCGTGGAGGTGGGCCTGCTGCTGCGGCCGACCCAGTCGGTGGCGCTGCACCATCAGCAAATTGGCCGCGTGATGCGAATTTCGCCCGGAACGGGCAAAACGGGGGGAATCATTTTGGATCAGGCGGGCAATGTCCAGCGTTTGGGGATTCCCGAAGATATTCAGGAGTATTCGCTGCCCTCGACTCGGGAAGCCTCGGCGGAGGGGGAGGTGCCCAAAAAGCAGTGTCCCCAGTGTCAGGCGGTGGTGCTGAGCTTTGCGACGGAGTGTCCCCACTGTCGCTACGAGTGGCCCAGCGATCGCCCGGTGTGTGCGGAGGACTTGGTGGAGGTGGTCAGCCTGGAGCAGCTGCGCCAAACCGATGATGAGCGGCTCCTGCGCAAATTCTTTCAGGTGCAGCGCCAGCGGACGTTTCAGCGGGGCCACGCGCCCAACTGGGCGCGGCGAGCTTACTATGACCAAATCGGCCGCTGGCCAGAGGAAGTCTGGGCTCGATACTCGATTTTTGGCGAGCAGCCGACCCTCAAGGACAAGCTGACCTACCAGCGCTATCTGGGGGCGATCGCCCAAAAGCAGGGCAAGACTCTGGAGTGGATCGTCCAAGAATTTGAGCTGGAGTTTGGGCCGCGGACCTGGCGGGAGGTGATGCGCTAG
- a CDS encoding tetratricopeptide repeat protein, giving the protein MAQSPTISSWHLSHSPAVAIYRAGQFREYWTYAEPRLSAGQSSAVSSLPAESNRGLSLRLQKLDQQLAEQRQAGDRPGEILTLCALAQLHSPYQPGYALDLLAQAKTLSQDLQNRGLETTVLNTLSSLYLRLGQPKRAFMLCKTLLSVRRALSDRPGEASTLNNLALIYSELGQFQAALDLFKQALVIQQESHDFAREAFTLSNLGSLYSDIGEPQRALLIYHPVLLQQQAQGDRPGEAVTLSNLGCVYRDLENYTAALDLHNQALEIRREQGDRVGEAITLTNIGFVYRDLEQPRLALDHYNQALAIRRQLSDRVGEATTLLNIGSIWADVKRHDWANSFYQQARKLADEADSPAVGHWAWQLIQGLPHS; this is encoded by the coding sequence ATGGCGCAGTCTCCTACTATCTCCTCTTGGCATCTATCTCACAGTCCAGCCGTTGCGATCTACCGAGCAGGCCAATTCCGAGAATACTGGACCTATGCTGAGCCCAGACTTTCGGCGGGACAGAGCTCTGCGGTTTCTTCGCTACCCGCTGAGAGCAACCGAGGACTCTCTCTACGGCTCCAGAAGCTCGATCAGCAGCTCGCAGAGCAGCGGCAGGCGGGCGATCGCCCTGGAGAAATCTTGACCCTGTGCGCTTTGGCACAGCTCCATAGCCCCTACCAGCCGGGCTACGCCCTCGACTTGCTGGCCCAGGCCAAAACCCTCAGCCAAGATCTGCAAAACCGGGGCCTCGAAACGACGGTCCTCAACACCCTCAGCAGCCTCTACCTGCGCCTGGGTCAGCCAAAGCGGGCGTTTATGCTGTGCAAGACGCTGCTGTCAGTGCGCCGAGCCCTGAGCGATCGCCCTGGCGAGGCCAGCACCCTGAACAATCTCGCCCTGATCTACAGCGAACTAGGCCAGTTTCAAGCAGCCCTAGACCTGTTCAAGCAGGCGCTGGTGATTCAGCAGGAGTCCCATGACTTTGCTCGCGAAGCTTTTACCCTCAGCAACCTGGGTTCGCTCTACAGCGACATCGGTGAACCTCAGCGCGCCTTGCTGATCTATCACCCGGTCTTGCTGCAACAGCAGGCCCAGGGCGATCGCCCCGGCGAAGCCGTCACCCTGAGCAACCTCGGCTGCGTCTACCGCGATCTCGAAAACTACACCGCCGCCCTTGACCTGCACAATCAGGCCCTTGAAATTCGGCGTGAGCAGGGCGATCGCGTGGGCGAAGCCATCACCCTAACCAATATTGGCTTTGTCTACCGCGACCTCGAGCAGCCCCGCCTTGCTCTCGACCACTACAATCAGGCCCTCGCCATCCGCCGCCAGCTGAGCGATCGCGTGGGCGAAGCCACGACCCTGCTCAACATCGGCAGCATCTGGGCCGACGTCAAGCGCCACGACTGGGCCAACAGCTTCTATCAGCAGGCCCGCAAGCTCGCCGACGAGGCAGACAGTCCTGCCGTCGGTCACTGGGCGTGGCAGCTGATCCAGGGGCTCCCCCATTCCTAG